One segment of Brassica napus cultivar Da-Ae chromosome C3, Da-Ae, whole genome shotgun sequence DNA contains the following:
- the LOC106392574 gene encoding zinc finger protein 593 homolog — protein sequence MGRCPTRKVKKRRLSHKTARRDKFEVKGDDLVYTELRKPETETKPLELNEDLPGMGQFYCLHCDRYFSKASVRDDHFKTKKHKKRMKIMNGPAPHSQLDADLAAGMGMPDNGPKLMAA from the exons ATGGGTAGATGTCCGACGAGGAAGGTGAAGAAGAGGCGTTTGTCTCACAAAACAGCTCGCCGTGACAAATTCGAAGTCAAAGGCGACGATTTAGTGTACACTGAGCTGCGTAAACCAGAGACGGAGACAAAGCCTTTGGAGCTGAACGAGGATTTGCCTGGGATGGGTCAATTCTACTGCTTGCATTGCGA TCGGTACTTCTCCAAGGCGTCTGTGCGAGATGATCATTTCAAGACGAAGAAACATAAGAAGCG TATGAAGATAATGAATGGACCAGCGCCACACTCGCAACTCGATGCAGATTTAGCCGCTGGAATGGGAATGCCGGACAATGGTCCAAAGCTCATGGCTGCTTGA
- the LOC106392565 gene encoding ABC transporter B family member 1 encodes MSQESVQIEEEIKSLEQWRWSEMQGLELLPEPSSNSNKNSRNPETELQEHPPEMENGGGTPPPPPPATAEEPKKAEIRGVAFKELFRFADGLDYVLMTIGSVGAFVHGCSLPLFLRFFADLVNSFGSNANNVDKMMQEVLKYALYFLVVGAAIWASSWAEISCWMWTGERQTTKMRIKYLEAALNQDIQFFDTEVRTSDVVSAINTDAVMVQDAISEKLGNFIHYMATFVSGFIVGFTAVWQLALVTIAVVPLIAVIGGIHTTTLSKLSNKSQESLSQAGNIVEQTVVQIRVVMAFVGESRASQAYSSALKTAQKLGYKTGFAKGMGLGATYFVVFCCYALLLWYGGYLVRHHLTNGGLAIATMFAVMIGGLGLGQSVPSMAAFAKAKVAAAKIFRIIDHKPTIERNSVSGVELESVTGLVELKNVDFSYPSRPDVKILNEFTLSVPAGKTIALVGSSGSGKSTVVSLIERFYDPTSGQVLLDGHHLKTLKLKWLRQQIGLVSQEPALFATSIKENILLGRPDADQVEVEEAARVANAHSFIIKLPDGFDTQVGERGLQLSGGQKQRIAIARAMLKNPAILLLDEATSALDSESEKLVQEALDRFMIGRTTLIIAHRLSTIRKADLVAVLQQGSVSEIGTHDELFAKGENGIYSKLIKMQEAAHETAMNNARKSSARPSSARNSVSSPIIARNSSYGRSPYSRRLSDFSTTDFSLSVEASSYPNYRHDKLPFKDQANSFWRLAKMNSPEWKYALVGSVGSVICGSLSAFFAYVLSAVLSIYYNPDHNYMIKQIDKYCYLLIGLSSAALIFNTLQHSFWDIVGENLTKRVREKMLTAVLKNEMAWFDQEENESARISARLALDANNVRSAIGDRISVIVQNTALMLVACTAGFVLQWRLALVLVAVFPVVVAATVLQKMFMTGFSGDLEAAHAKGTQLAGEAIANVRTVAAFNSEAKIVRLYTANLEPPLKRCFWKGQIAGSGYGVAQFCLYASYALGLWYASWLVKHGISDFSKTIRVFMVLMVSANGAAETLTLAPDFIKGGQAMRSVFELLDRKTEIEPDDLDTTPVPDRLRGEVELKHIDFSYPSRPDIQVFRDLSLRARAGKTLALVGPSGCGKSSVISLIQRFYEPSSGRVLIDGKDIRKYNLKAIRKHIAIVPQEPCLFGTTIYENIAYGHECATEAEIIQAATLASAHKFISALPDGYKTYVGERGVQLSGGQKQRIAIARALVRKAEIMLLDEATSALDAESERSVQEALDQACCGRTSIVVAHRLSTIRNAHVIAVIDDGKVAEQGSHSHLLKNYPDGIYARMIQLQRFTHTQVIGMTSGSSSRVNKEDDA; translated from the exons ATGTCCCAAGAATCTGTTCagatagaagaagaaataaagtCATTAGAACAATGGCGTTGGTCCGAAATGCAAGGACTTGAGCTTCTCCCTGAACCTTCCTCAAATAGTAACAAAAACTCAAGAAACCCAGAAACAGAGCTCCAAGAACATCCGCCGGAGATGGAAAACGGCGGTGgtactcctcctcctcctcctccggcaaCAGCGGAGGAGCCTAAAAAAGCAGAGATTCGTGGAGTTGCGTTCAAAGAGCTCTTCAGATTCGCAGATGGGTTAGATTATGTACTGATGACAATTGGCTCTGTTGGTGCTTTCGTCCATGGCTGCTCTTTGCCTCTGTTCCTCAGATTCTTCGCCGATCTCGTTAACTCCTTTGGTTCTAACGCTAATAACGTCGACAAGATGATGCAAGAAGTTCTCAAG TATGCGCTTTACTTTCTTGTCGTTGGTGCTGCAATCTGGGCTTCCTCCTGGGCAG AGATTTCGTGTTGGATGTGGACTGGAGAGAGACAAACAACGAAGATGAGGATAAAGTACTTAGAAGCTGCTTTAAACCAAGACATTCAGTTCTTCGACACAGAGGTTCGAACTTCAGATGTTGTCTCCGCCATTAACACCGACGCTGTTATGGTTCAAGACGCCATCAGCGAGAAA TTGGGTAATTTCATCCACTACATGGCTACTTTTGTGTCCGGATTCATCGTGGGTTTCACGGCGGTGTGGCAACTAGCGTTGGTGACTATCGCGGTGGTTCCGTTGATAGCTGTGATCGGAGGAATCCACACCACAACTCTCTCTAAGCTCTCTAACAAGAGTCAAGAGTCTCTTTCTCAAGCTGGTAATATCGTCGAACAG ACAGTGGTGCAGATCAGGGTAGTAATGGCTTTTGTCGGAGAATCAAGAGCCTCTCAAGCTTACTCATCAGCTTTGAAGACAGCTCAGAAACTCGGTTACAAAACAGGTTTCGCTAAAGGAATGGGACTTGGCGCGACTTACTTCGTCGTCTTCTGTTGCTACGCTCTCTTGCTCTGGTACGGTGGCTATCTCGTCCGTCACCATTTGACCAACGGTGGTCTCGCCATCGCCACCATGTTCGCCGTCATGATCGGTGGCTT GGGGTTGGGACAATCAGTACCGAGCATGGCTGCGTTTGCGAAAGCAAAGGTTGCTGCTGCAAAGATCTTTAGAATCATTGATCACAAGCCCACGATAGAGCGTAACAGCGTGTCCGGCGTGGAGCTAGAGTCTGTCACGGGTCTTGTCGAGCTTAAAAACGTTGACTTTTCGTACCCTTCAAGACCAGATGTTAAGATCCTTAACGAGTTCACACTCTCTGTACCCGCCGGGAAGACTATAGCTTTGGTTGGGAGCAGTGGTTCGGGCAAAAGCACTGTCGTTTCGCTTATCGAGAGGTTTTACGACCCGACCTCAG GACAAGTTTTACTAGACGGGCACCACCTGAAGACACTTAAACTTAAATGGTTAAGGCAACAGATCGGTCTTGTGAGCCAAGAACCAGCCTTGTTCGCCACTTCCATCAAAGAGAACATACTCTTAGGACGTCCCGACGCAGATCAAGTCGAGGTAGAAGAGGCAGCTCGAGTCGCAAATGCTCATTCCTTCATCATCAAACTACCTGATGGCTTCGACACACAG GTTGGGGAGAGAGGACTGCAACTTTCAGGTGGACAGAAGCAAAGAATAGCGATAGCAAGAGCCATGTTAAAGAACCCGGCGATACTTTTACTAGACGAGGCCACAAGCGCTTTGGATTCTGAATCAGAGAAGCTAGTGCAAGAAGCTTTGGATCGGTTCATGATCGGAAGGACAACACTCATCATCGCTCACCGCCTCTCCACCATCCGCAAAGCTGACCTTGTAGCTGTGCTTCAGCAAGGAAGCGTCTCTGAGATTGGAACACACGACGAGCTTTTCGCCAAGGGAGAGAATGGTATCTACTCCAAGCTTATTAAAATGCAAGAGGCAGCTCATGAAACCGCCATGAACAACGCAAGAAAGAGTAGTGCTAG ACCGTCTAGTGCTAGAAACTCGGTTAGCTCGCCGATAATAGCTCGGAACTCTTCTTATGGAAGGTCACCGTATTCGCGGAGACTCTCCGACTTCTCAACTACTGACTTCAGCCTCTCCGTCGAAGCTTCTTCCTACCCGAACTACCGACACGATAAGCTACCCTTCAAGGACCAAGCCAACTCCTTCTGGCGGCTAGCGAAAATGAACTCTCCGGAGTGGAAATACGCTCTCGTCGGTTCTGTAGGCTCTGTCATCTGCGGCTCGCTCAGCGCCTTCTTTGCATACGTCCTCAGCGCGGTCCTAAGCATCTACTACAACCCGGACCACAACTACATGATCAAGCAGATTGACAAGTACTGTTACCTCTTGATCGGTCTCTCTTCTGCGGCACTCATCTTCAACACGCTCCAGCATTCTTTCTGGGACATTGTGGGGGAGAATCTCACCAAGAGGGTCCGTGAGAAGATGCTTACCGCTGTGCTCAAGAACGAGATGGCTTGGTTTGATCAAGAGGAGAATGAGAGCGCGAGAATCTCGGCGAGGTTGGCTCTTGATGCTAATAACGTGAGGTCAGCTATTGGAGATAGGATCTCTGTCATTGTGCAGAACACAGCGTTGATGCTTGTTGCTTGCACTGCTGGGTTTGTTCTGCAATGGAGACTTGCACTTGTCTTGGTCGCAGTTTTCcctgttgttgttgctgcaaCTGTCTTACAG AAAATGTTCATGACTGGATTCTCTGGAGACCTTGAAGCAGCGCATGCCAAGGGAACACAGCTGGCTGGTGAAGCCATAGCTAATGTCAGAACAGTAGCAGCTTTCAACTCAGAGGCAAAGATTGTTCGTCTCTACACTGCAAACCTCGAACCACCACTGAAACGCTGCTTCTGGAAAGGACAGATCGCTGGAAGTGGCTACGGTGTAGCTCAGTTCTGTCTCTACGCATCTTACGCTCTAGGGCTATGGTACGCGTCGTGGCTTGTGAAACACGGCATCTCCGACTTCTCCAAAACCATAAGAGTCTTCATGGTTCTGATGGTCTCAGCTAACGGTGCAGCAGAGACGCTCACACTAGCTCCTGATTTCATCAAAGGCGGTCAGGCAATGAGGTCTGTTTTCGAACTTCTTGATCGAAAAACCGAGATTGAGCCGGATGATCTCGATACCACGCCGGTTCCAGACCGGTTACGCGGCGAAGTCGAGCTGAAACACATTGATTTCTCTTACCCGTCGAGACCAGACATACAAGTTTTCCGTGATCTTAGCCTTCGTGCTAGAGCTGGCAAGACTCTGGCCCTTGTCGGTCCGAGTGGGTGCGGTAAAAGTTCGGTCATCTCCCTCATCCAGAGATTCTACGAACCGTCCTCAGGCCGTGTCCTGATAGACGGGAAAGACATAAGGAAGTACAACTTGAAGGCCATAAGGAAACACATAGCCATAGTCCCTCAAGAGCCTTGCTTGTTCGGCACGACAATATACGAAAACATCGCATACGGACACGAATGCGCGACAGAAGCAGAGATCATCCAAGCCGCGACGCTAGCCAGCGCGCACAAGTTCATATCCGCGTTGCCTGATGGCTACAAGACTTATGTCGGAGAGAGAGGCGTTCAGCTGTCGGGAGGACAGAAACAGAGGATAGCGATAGCTCGTGCCTTGGTGAGGAAGGCAGAGATCATGCTGcttgatgaggccacaagtgcTCTTGATGCTGAGTCAGAGAGGTCGGTGCAAGAAGCATTGGACCAGGCTTGTTGTGGTAGAACGTCCATTGTCGTGGCTCATAGGTTGTCTACAATCAGGAACGCACATGTTATCGCGGTGATTGATGATGGTAAAGTTGCGGAACAAGGTTCGCATTCTCATCTTCTCAAGAACTATCCTGATGGAATCTACGCGAGGATGATACAGTTGCAGAGGTTTACGCATACTCAGGTGATTGGTATGACGTCAGGGTCGAGTTCTAGGGTTAATAAGGAAGATGATGCTTAG